One window of the Amycolatopsis mediterranei genome contains the following:
- a CDS encoding PadR family transcriptional regulator, whose amino-acid sequence MLEFAILGLLHEAPMHGYVLRKRLHETLGTFRTFSYGSLYPTLRKLLRAGYLVEELDEADDRAWSRRGRRVYKLTAEGKERFGELLGDAGPQTWDDEGFGVHLAFFSRTPADVRLRILEGRRRRVEERREGMRAALARAEEKIDRYTRELHRLGLETSEREVRWLNELIAHEQAERQGPET is encoded by the coding sequence GTGCTGGAGTTCGCGATCCTCGGTCTTCTGCACGAAGCGCCCATGCACGGGTACGTGCTGCGCAAGCGGCTGCACGAGACGCTCGGCACGTTCCGGACGTTCTCGTACGGCTCGCTGTACCCGACCCTGCGGAAGCTGCTGCGGGCCGGGTATCTGGTCGAGGAGCTGGACGAGGCCGACGACCGGGCGTGGTCGCGGCGCGGGCGGCGGGTCTACAAGCTCACCGCGGAGGGCAAGGAGCGCTTCGGTGAGCTGCTCGGCGACGCCGGGCCGCAGACCTGGGACGACGAAGGTTTCGGCGTCCACCTGGCCTTCTTCTCGCGGACCCCGGCCGACGTGCGGCTGCGGATCCTCGAGGGCCGCCGCCGTCGCGTCGAAGAACGCCGCGAGGGCATGCGGGCGGCGCTGGCCAGGGCCGAGGAGAAGATCGATCGCTACACCCGCGAGCTGCACCGGCTGGGGCTGGAGACCAGCGAGCGGGAGGTGCGCTGGCTCAACGAGCTGATCGCGCACGAACAAGCCGAACGGCAGGGTCCGGAGACCTGA
- a CDS encoding RNA polymerase sigma factor has protein sequence MSASVGESAPGDLGVPTFHDLFREYFGQMTRLAHLLGADDAENVAQEAFVKLHQRWDSLTDHSRVAGYLRTIVVNMSRSRTRHLRVVRRTPQDRPPDELSAEVRAVANWEHQRLRAVLVRLSRRQREVLVLRYWLDLSTAAIAETLGISQGTVKATTHHAMENLRKHLGDDLGGER, from the coding sequence GTGAGTGCGAGTGTGGGCGAAAGCGCGCCGGGGGACCTGGGCGTGCCGACCTTCCACGACCTCTTCCGCGAGTACTTCGGCCAGATGACCCGGCTGGCCCACCTGCTCGGCGCGGACGACGCGGAGAACGTGGCGCAGGAGGCCTTCGTCAAGCTCCACCAGCGCTGGGACTCCCTGACCGACCACTCGCGGGTGGCCGGTTACCTCCGCACGATCGTGGTGAACATGTCGCGCTCGCGGACCCGGCACCTGCGCGTCGTCCGGCGGACCCCGCAGGATCGGCCGCCGGACGAGCTGTCGGCCGAGGTCAGGGCGGTGGCGAACTGGGAGCACCAGCGGCTGCGCGCGGTGCTGGTGCGGCTGTCCCGGCGACAGCGCGAGGTGCTGGTGCTCCGCTATTGGCTGGACCTCAGCACGGCGGCCATCGCGGAGACCCTGGGAATTTCCCAGGGCACGGTCAAGGCGACGACGCACCACGCGATGGAGAATCTGCGCAAGCACCTGGGGGACGACCTGGGAGGTGAGCGATGA
- a CDS encoding transglycosylase domain-containing protein: MTDDNRSWPNQEPDGPRRGQWPGEEAGPAWPGESPRRATPPRGNPGPSWPAGDEGGQQWPGEQPRRPQAPRGQSGAAGRRQPPPPGGRRPGQSPGSPPQGFRQPPPGGRRPEPEPEREPDLITHHAHNGTEDGYEPYDDDRFDEFADDVEPQPELDEKGRKVLTPAQRKKRRWKIIRRVAYACVGVFFVVPAIAFVITYFLVDVPTAEGVAALQSQPITYYYADGKTVMGKEVPKSGNRQLLKPGEIPDVVKHAVYSAEDATFETNSGFDVTGILRAVFNQATGGQGGGSTISQQFIKKATENDAPTLTRKWTELAKSFKMNNQQSKEEIITGYLNIVYFGRGANGIQAAAKSYFNKDAKDLSASEAALLAGLIQGPSKSENQDYAQRRWTYVMDQMVANKWLRADERATAQFPTPIPKNANKEQQSGKMSYQLQQRIKEELGAKGYDETKLFSTGAKIYTTIDPAAQDAADQAVQEGMKGQTDENLLAALVAVDPKTGGVLAYNYGPETVKDKDGKDQIGQDRANQARNPGSSIKPFDLTGFLKMGGGLGDIFDGSDKRTFPGVAKPVRNAGENESCGTQCTVAKAMEISANTVFYDMVLNHVKPSGVATAAKQAGVRTTDEGGTATLFAGDNNISLGGGKTAVAPRDMAAAYASFASGGTYHEQHFVSKLTNAQDEVEFDENNIKSNPAFDNDAAKSQQIAGNVTEALKPVISHSGLKCPSGHECAGKTGTQQYAPKDSDPASYGNLNAQTWMVGYTPSVSAAVWVGGDGNVPLHDAKNKPIFGSTIAGPTWANFLNLYLKGKPAEKFDKVDPLGKNVNEVTTTPPKPSDTPTPQEPPSTTSSQPPPETSTETETSSSRTRTSRPGPGGTTPSLPGGGDGLGRPPGSEG, translated from the coding sequence GTGACCGACGACAACCGCTCCTGGCCGAACCAGGAGCCAGACGGACCCCGCCGCGGCCAGTGGCCGGGTGAAGAAGCGGGACCGGCGTGGCCCGGTGAGTCGCCCCGGCGCGCCACCCCGCCTCGCGGTAACCCCGGGCCGTCCTGGCCCGCCGGCGACGAAGGTGGCCAGCAGTGGCCCGGTGAGCAGCCACGACGTCCGCAGGCGCCGCGCGGCCAGAGCGGCGCGGCCGGCCGGCGCCAGCCGCCCCCGCCCGGCGGCCGCCGTCCCGGTCAGTCGCCCGGCTCACCGCCGCAGGGCTTCCGGCAGCCCCCGCCCGGCGGCCGCCGTCCGGAACCGGAACCCGAACGTGAGCCGGATCTCATCACCCACCACGCGCACAACGGGACCGAAGACGGCTACGAGCCGTACGACGACGACCGGTTCGACGAGTTCGCCGATGACGTCGAGCCCCAGCCGGAGCTCGACGAGAAGGGCCGCAAGGTCCTCACGCCGGCGCAGCGGAAGAAGCGCCGCTGGAAGATCATCCGGCGGGTCGCCTACGCCTGCGTCGGCGTCTTCTTCGTCGTTCCCGCGATCGCGTTCGTGATCACCTACTTCCTGGTCGACGTGCCGACGGCGGAGGGCGTCGCGGCCCTGCAGAGCCAGCCGATCACCTACTACTACGCCGACGGCAAGACGGTGATGGGGAAGGAAGTGCCCAAGAGCGGTAACCGCCAGCTGCTCAAGCCGGGCGAGATCCCCGACGTCGTCAAGCACGCCGTGTACTCGGCCGAGGACGCGACGTTCGAGACCAACTCCGGCTTCGACGTCACCGGCATCCTCCGCGCGGTGTTCAACCAGGCCACCGGCGGGCAGGGCGGTGGGTCGACCATCTCCCAGCAGTTCATCAAGAAGGCGACGGAGAACGACGCCCCGACGCTGACCCGCAAGTGGACCGAGCTGGCCAAGTCGTTCAAGATGAACAACCAGCAGTCCAAAGAAGAGATCATCACCGGGTACCTGAACATCGTCTACTTCGGCCGCGGGGCGAACGGCATCCAGGCCGCCGCGAAGTCCTACTTCAACAAGGACGCCAAGGACCTCAGCGCGTCGGAAGCCGCGCTGCTGGCCGGCCTGATCCAGGGACCGAGCAAATCGGAGAACCAGGACTACGCCCAGCGCCGGTGGACGTACGTGATGGACCAGATGGTGGCCAACAAGTGGCTGCGCGCCGACGAACGCGCCACCGCGCAGTTCCCGACGCCGATCCCGAAGAACGCCAACAAGGAGCAGCAGTCGGGCAAGATGTCCTACCAGCTCCAGCAGCGGATCAAGGAAGAGCTGGGCGCGAAGGGCTACGACGAGACCAAGCTGTTCTCCACCGGCGCCAAGATCTACACCACGATCGACCCGGCGGCGCAGGACGCGGCCGATCAGGCCGTCCAGGAAGGCATGAAGGGCCAGACGGACGAGAACCTGCTCGCCGCGCTCGTGGCCGTGGACCCGAAGACCGGCGGTGTGCTCGCCTACAACTACGGTCCGGAAACCGTCAAGGACAAGGACGGGAAGGACCAGATCGGCCAGGACCGGGCGAACCAGGCCCGCAACCCCGGGTCGTCGATCAAGCCGTTCGACCTGACCGGGTTCCTCAAGATGGGCGGGGGCCTCGGCGACATCTTCGACGGCTCGGACAAGCGCACGTTCCCCGGGGTCGCCAAGCCGGTCCGCAACGCGGGCGAGAACGAAAGCTGCGGTACGCAGTGCACGGTCGCGAAAGCGATGGAGATTTCGGCGAACACCGTGTTCTACGACATGGTGCTGAACCACGTGAAACCGTCCGGGGTCGCGACGGCGGCGAAGCAGGCCGGCGTCCGGACGACCGACGAAGGCGGCACTGCCACGCTGTTCGCCGGAGACAACAACATCTCGCTCGGCGGTGGTAAGACCGCGGTGGCCCCGAGGGACATGGCCGCGGCGTACGCGTCGTTCGCCAGCGGCGGCACCTACCACGAGCAGCACTTCGTCTCGAAGCTGACGAACGCCCAGGACGAGGTGGAGTTCGACGAGAACAACATCAAGTCCAACCCGGCGTTCGACAACGACGCGGCGAAGAGCCAGCAGATCGCGGGCAACGTCACCGAGGCGCTGAAGCCGGTCATCTCGCACTCGGGCCTGAAGTGCCCGTCCGGCCACGAGTGCGCCGGCAAGACCGGTACGCAGCAGTACGCGCCCAAGGACAGCGACCCGGCGTCGTACGGCAACCTCAACGCCCAGACCTGGATGGTGGGTTACACCCCGTCGGTGTCCGCGGCGGTGTGGGTCGGCGGTGACGGCAACGTGCCGCTGCACGACGCGAAGAACAAGCCGATCTTCGGTTCCACGATCGCCGGCCCGACCTGGGCGAACTTCCTGAACCTCTACCTCAAGGGCAAGCCGGCGGAGAAGTTCGACAAGGTCGACCCGCTCGGCAAGAACGTCAACGAGGTGACCACGACGCCGCCGAAGCCCTCGGACACGCCGACGCCGCAGGAGCCCCCGAGCACGACGTCGTCCCAGCCGCCCCCGGAGACGTCCACCGAAACCGAGACCTCGTCTTCCCGGACGAGGACGTCCCGGCCGGGCCCGGGCGGGACCACCCCGTCGCTGCCCGGCGGCGGTGACGGGCTCGGCAGACCACCGGGTTCGGAAGGATGA
- a CDS encoding DUF5318 domain-containing protein, with translation MINQRQVVDYALQRRALLAEVRSGRVGSYEACDASPYLLRAAKFHGRDGDLPCPICRQEPLTLVSWVYGDELKHVAGSAKTPEELARMAGSFAEFTVYDVEVCRACHWNHLVRSYVLGTGEPASPRRNAGR, from the coding sequence GTGATTAACCAGCGGCAGGTCGTGGACTACGCGCTGCAGCGCCGTGCGCTGCTGGCCGAGGTCCGCTCCGGGCGCGTCGGCAGCTATGAAGCCTGCGACGCGAGCCCGTACCTGCTGCGGGCGGCGAAGTTCCACGGCCGGGACGGTGATCTCCCGTGCCCGATCTGCCGCCAGGAGCCGCTGACCCTGGTGTCCTGGGTCTACGGCGACGAACTCAAGCACGTCGCGGGCTCGGCCAAGACCCCCGAAGAGCTGGCCAGGATGGCCGGCTCGTTCGCCGAGTTCACCGTGTACGACGTCGAAGTGTGCCGGGCGTGCCACTGGAACCACTTGGTCCGGTCATACGTCCTGGGCACAGGGGAACCGGCGAGTCCGCGAAGGAACGCGGGCCGGTGA
- a CDS encoding inositol-3-phosphate synthase: MGENRRVRVAIVGVGNCAASLVQGVQYYRDADPANRVPGLMHVDFGGYHVRDIEFVAAFDVDAKKVSRDLSEAIFASENNTIKIADVPPLGVTVQRGHTHDGLGRFYRETIEESDETPVDIVAALREAKADVLVSYLPVGSEVADKFYAQAAIDAGVAFVNALPVFIASDPEWAQKFTDAGVPIVGDDIKSQVGATITHRVLAKLFEDRGVQLDRTMQLNVGGNMDFLNMKELERLESKKISKTQSVTSQVDRDLGKGNVHIGPSDYVQWLDDRKWAYVRLEGRAFGDVPLNLEYKLEVWDSPNSAGIIIDAVRAAKIALDRGIGGPILSASSYFMKSPPEQYDDATARDAVEKFIRGEVER; encoded by the coding sequence ATGGGCGAGAACCGCCGCGTACGGGTGGCCATCGTGGGCGTCGGCAACTGTGCGGCGTCGCTGGTCCAGGGAGTCCAGTACTACCGCGACGCGGACCCGGCCAACCGCGTCCCCGGTCTGATGCACGTCGACTTCGGCGGCTACCACGTCCGCGACATCGAGTTCGTCGCCGCGTTCGACGTGGACGCCAAGAAGGTCAGCCGCGACCTGTCCGAGGCGATCTTCGCCTCCGAGAACAACACCATCAAGATCGCCGACGTGCCGCCGCTCGGCGTCACCGTCCAGCGTGGCCACACCCACGACGGTCTCGGCCGCTTCTACCGCGAGACGATCGAGGAGTCCGACGAGACCCCGGTGGACATCGTCGCCGCGCTGCGCGAAGCGAAGGCCGACGTGCTCGTGTCCTACCTGCCGGTGGGCTCCGAGGTGGCGGACAAGTTCTACGCCCAGGCCGCGATCGACGCCGGCGTGGCGTTCGTCAACGCGCTGCCGGTGTTCATCGCCTCCGACCCCGAGTGGGCCCAGAAGTTCACCGACGCGGGTGTCCCGATCGTCGGTGACGACATCAAGTCCCAGGTCGGCGCCACCATCACGCACCGCGTGCTGGCGAAGCTGTTCGAAGACCGCGGCGTCCAGCTCGACCGGACGATGCAGCTCAACGTGGGCGGGAACATGGACTTCCTGAACATGAAGGAGCTCGAGCGGCTCGAGTCGAAGAAGATCTCGAAGACCCAGTCCGTCACCTCGCAGGTCGACCGCGACCTCGGCAAGGGCAACGTCCACATCGGACCGTCGGACTACGTGCAGTGGCTCGACGACCGCAAGTGGGCCTACGTCCGGCTCGAGGGCCGCGCGTTCGGCGACGTGCCGCTGAACCTGGAGTACAAGCTCGAGGTCTGGGACTCGCCGAACTCGGCGGGCATCATCATCGACGCCGTCCGCGCCGCGAAGATCGCGCTCGACCGCGGCATCGGCGGCCCGATCCTGTCGGCGTCCTCCTACTTCATGAAGTCGCCGCCGGAGCAGTACGACGACGCGACCGCCCGCGACGCCGTCGAGAAGTTCATCCGCGGCGAAGTCGAGCGGTAA
- a CDS encoding transglycosylase domain-containing protein: protein MLYVLSGLFFLVPAVAFVITYFAVDVPSPDKVAQSQGQAVTYLYADGTEMGKDVPAGGNRQILDPAQIPDVVKKAVIATEDASFETNSGFDLSGIARAAYNQAIGGSGGGSTISQQYIKKATGDDAPTLTRKWVELAKSFKMNQTYEKADIITAYLNIIYFGRGAYGIQAAAQAYFGKDAAQLNYSEAALLAGLIQQPGRSENATVARDRWGTALDRMLRNGYLTAADRTAAKFPTPVPLVESRPGNKLNPFVKKQVKAELAAAGIPEEKYYSGGFQVFTTIDSKAQEAAEKAVAEGMAGQTDDRILDALVAVDPKSGGVLAYYGGEPIVKGPNGEDQAGRDWADEAHNPGSSMKPFDLTAFLKGGRGLNAVFDGRSPRTFPDVPLPVRNAGTTSSCSEQCTVAEAMQRSTNTVFYDMVLNVTKPGGVAEAAQEAGIRTKNTGGRSVLFTGDNNISIGGGQTAVTPADMAAGYATFAAGGVQHGRHFVQKVTNSQGETAYEANVRATDAFADNDRGKSRQIAGNVTAALAPVIPFSRLTCPPGHECAGKTGTQQHTPGTDEPASAANTNSQTWMVGYTPSVSAAVWVGGDGDKALHGPTGQPLTPSVVAGPVWQRFMQLYLTGKPAERFDRVQAITSPQDDQLQFQLQQQQQQQQFQQQQQQQQQQDQDQQEQRFTIGRGGNQDQQQQQQQQQNRVRRDGRGPGRGNGNDTGQSNTGQSNFGP, encoded by the coding sequence GTGCTGTACGTGCTCTCCGGCCTGTTCTTCCTGGTGCCCGCGGTCGCCTTCGTGATCACCTACTTCGCCGTCGACGTGCCTTCACCGGACAAAGTCGCGCAGTCGCAGGGCCAGGCGGTCACCTACCTCTACGCCGACGGCACCGAGATGGGCAAGGACGTGCCCGCCGGCGGGAACCGGCAGATCCTCGACCCGGCCCAGATCCCGGACGTCGTCAAGAAGGCCGTGATCGCCACCGAGGACGCGTCCTTCGAGACCAACTCCGGCTTCGACCTCTCCGGTATCGCGCGGGCCGCCTACAACCAGGCCATCGGCGGCTCCGGCGGCGGCTCGACGATCTCGCAGCAGTACATCAAGAAGGCCACCGGCGACGACGCGCCGACGTTGACGCGCAAGTGGGTCGAGCTCGCGAAGTCGTTCAAGATGAACCAGACCTACGAAAAGGCGGACATCATCACCGCCTACCTCAACATCATCTACTTCGGCCGCGGCGCGTACGGGATCCAGGCGGCCGCGCAGGCGTACTTCGGCAAGGACGCCGCCCAGCTGAACTATTCCGAGGCCGCGTTGCTGGCGGGGCTGATCCAGCAGCCGGGCCGTTCGGAGAACGCGACGGTCGCCCGCGACCGGTGGGGCACGGCCCTGGATCGCATGCTGCGCAACGGGTACCTCACGGCCGCCGACCGGACGGCGGCGAAGTTCCCGACGCCGGTTCCGCTCGTCGAATCGCGGCCGGGGAACAAGCTCAACCCGTTCGTCAAGAAGCAGGTCAAGGCCGAGCTGGCCGCGGCGGGGATCCCCGAGGAGAAGTACTACTCGGGCGGGTTCCAGGTGTTCACGACGATCGACTCGAAGGCGCAGGAAGCCGCCGAGAAGGCCGTGGCCGAGGGGATGGCCGGGCAGACCGACGACCGCATCCTCGACGCGCTGGTCGCCGTCGACCCCAAATCCGGCGGTGTGCTCGCCTACTACGGCGGCGAGCCGATCGTGAAGGGCCCGAACGGCGAGGACCAGGCCGGCCGCGACTGGGCGGACGAAGCGCACAACCCCGGATCGTCGATGAAGCCGTTCGACCTCACGGCGTTCCTCAAGGGCGGCCGCGGGCTGAACGCGGTGTTCGACGGCCGCTCGCCGCGGACGTTCCCCGACGTGCCGCTGCCGGTGCGCAACGCCGGCACCACCAGCAGCTGCTCCGAGCAGTGCACGGTGGCCGAGGCGATGCAGCGGTCCACCAACACCGTCTTCTACGACATGGTGCTCAACGTGACCAAGCCGGGTGGGGTGGCCGAAGCCGCGCAGGAGGCGGGCATCCGCACGAAGAACACCGGCGGCCGCAGCGTGCTGTTCACCGGGGACAACAACATCTCCATCGGTGGTGGCCAGACGGCGGTCACACCGGCGGACATGGCCGCGGGGTACGCGACCTTCGCCGCCGGCGGTGTCCAGCACGGCCGCCACTTCGTGCAGAAGGTGACGAACTCCCAGGGCGAAACCGCCTACGAGGCCAACGTGCGCGCGACGGACGCGTTCGCGGACAACGACCGCGGCAAGAGCAGGCAGATCGCCGGGAACGTGACCGCCGCACTGGCGCCGGTGATCCCGTTCTCGCGGCTGACCTGCCCGCCCGGTCACGAGTGCGCGGGCAAGACCGGCACCCAGCAGCACACACCCGGAACCGACGAACCCGCGTCCGCGGCGAACACGAACTCGCAGACGTGGATGGTGGGCTACACGCCGTCGGTCTCCGCGGCGGTCTGGGTCGGCGGCGACGGCGACAAGGCGCTGCACGGCCCAACCGGCCAGCCGCTGACCCCGTCCGTCGTAGCCGGTCCGGTGTGGCAGCGGTTCATGCAGCTCTACCTGACCGGGAAACCAGCTGAGCGCTTCGACCGCGTGCAGGCGATCACCTCGCCGCAGGACGACCAGCTGCAGTTCCAGCTCCAGCAGCAGCAACAACAGCAACAGTTCCAGCAACAGCAGCAACAGCAGCAACAGCAGGACCAGGACCAGCAAGAGCAGCGCTTCACCATCGGCCGCGGCGGCAACCAGGACCAGCAGCAGCAACAGCAGCAGCAACAGAACCGCGTGCGGCGCGACGGCCGGGGGCCCGGCCGCGGCAACGGGAACGACACCGGCCAGTCGAACACCGGCCAGTCGAACTTCGGCCCGTGA
- a CDS encoding ROK family transcriptional regulator, with the protein MADTGVNLRDVREHNRALLLTHILRAGGLSRVELAERTGLTQQAVSKIVPELFDTGLLDEQRQPSAGVGKPRTALRIRAGAKHALGARLDRDEYRVLRANLVGEVEETAGGPLPPGFTPAQAVDAIGATARELADGFDVLGLGLGAVGPLDHLAGLVRDATNMPGWHDVPLRELLEQRTGLPVTLDKNTNAAAFARLWPHGEPTATAVVLVGTGIGVGLLIDGRLYRGPRTNAGEFGHTTIAYDGPRCACGRRGCVEIMAKQAPDTRTAAGFLGIGLADLVQVLDLERIVLAGRAVRDEPDVHREAVSARLEELLPLPHWQRIEVVEDASGEEIVTRGAAAEVLASYYANPA; encoded by the coding sequence ATGGCGGACACCGGGGTGAACCTGCGCGACGTGCGCGAGCACAACCGTGCCCTGCTGCTCACGCACATCCTGCGCGCCGGCGGCCTCAGCCGGGTCGAGCTCGCCGAACGCACCGGGCTCACCCAGCAGGCCGTCTCCAAGATCGTCCCCGAGCTGTTCGACACCGGCCTGCTGGACGAGCAGCGGCAGCCGTCCGCCGGCGTGGGCAAACCCCGCACGGCGCTGCGCATCCGGGCGGGCGCCAAGCACGCACTCGGCGCGCGCCTCGACCGCGACGAGTACCGCGTGCTGCGCGCCAACCTCGTCGGCGAAGTCGAGGAGACGGCGGGCGGCCCGCTGCCGCCCGGCTTCACGCCCGCGCAGGCCGTCGACGCCATCGGGGCCACGGCCCGGGAGCTCGCCGACGGCTTCGACGTGCTCGGCCTCGGCCTCGGCGCGGTCGGCCCGCTGGACCACCTCGCCGGCCTGGTCCGCGACGCGACGAACATGCCCGGCTGGCACGACGTGCCCCTGCGCGAGCTGCTGGAGCAGCGCACCGGGCTGCCGGTGACGCTCGACAAGAACACCAACGCCGCCGCGTTCGCCCGGCTCTGGCCGCACGGCGAGCCGACGGCGACCGCGGTGGTGCTCGTCGGCACCGGCATCGGCGTCGGCCTGCTGATCGACGGGCGGCTCTACCGCGGCCCGCGGACCAACGCGGGTGAGTTCGGGCACACCACGATCGCCTACGACGGGCCGCGCTGCGCCTGCGGGCGGCGCGGCTGCGTCGAGATCATGGCCAAGCAGGCACCGGACACCCGGACCGCCGCCGGCTTCCTCGGCATCGGGCTGGCCGACCTGGTGCAGGTGCTCGACCTCGAGCGGATCGTGCTGGCCGGGCGGGCGGTCCGGGACGAGCCGGACGTCCACCGGGAAGCCGTCTCGGCCCGGCTCGAGGAACTGCTGCCGCTGCCGCACTGGCAGCGGATCGAGGTCGTCGAAGACGCCTCGGGCGAGGAGATCGTCACCCGCGGCGCGGCCGCGGAGGTCCTGGCCTCGTACTACGCGAATCCGGCATGA
- a CDS encoding Gfo/Idh/MocA family oxidoreductase, translating to MADDLRVGILGYGIGGRVFHAPLVAATPGLTPAVITTSSNAAQARIDHPGAEIVPDADALFERAGDLDLVVVSTPNRTHVPLALRAIEAGLPVVVDKPFAPTAAEAEQVVGAAKAAGVGLTVFQNRRLDSDFLTVRKVLDSGRLGEVFRFESRYDRWVPKPKDNWREFGDPAEAGGLLYDLGAHIVDQALQLFGPVTRVYAETDRRRAGVQVDDDVFVALHHANGVRSHLWATALAGTQNPRFRVLGDRATFTKYGLDVQEPQIKAGLRPGDAGWGTEPASDAGRLGVGPDVETVPTEVGRYEQFYAQVRDALRGEGEFPVDPASSVEALRVIEAAHRAGVEGTVVEL from the coding sequence ATGGCGGACGACTTGCGCGTGGGGATCCTCGGGTACGGCATCGGGGGACGCGTCTTCCACGCACCCCTGGTGGCGGCGACGCCCGGGCTCACGCCGGCGGTGATCACGACGTCGAGCAACGCCGCCCAAGCCCGCATCGACCACCCGGGCGCGGAGATCGTGCCGGACGCCGACGCGTTGTTCGAGCGGGCGGGCGATCTCGACCTCGTCGTGGTCAGCACGCCGAACCGCACCCACGTGCCGCTCGCGCTGCGCGCGATCGAAGCCGGCCTGCCGGTGGTCGTCGACAAGCCGTTCGCGCCGACCGCGGCCGAAGCCGAGCAGGTCGTCGGCGCGGCGAAGGCGGCGGGCGTCGGCCTGACGGTCTTCCAGAACCGGCGGCTCGACTCCGACTTCCTCACCGTGCGGAAGGTCCTCGATTCGGGACGGCTCGGCGAGGTGTTCCGCTTCGAGTCCCGCTACGACCGCTGGGTGCCGAAGCCCAAGGACAACTGGCGCGAGTTCGGCGACCCGGCCGAGGCCGGCGGCCTGCTCTACGACCTCGGCGCGCACATCGTCGACCAGGCGCTGCAGCTGTTCGGCCCGGTCACCCGCGTCTACGCCGAGACCGACCGCCGCCGGGCCGGCGTCCAGGTCGACGACGACGTCTTCGTCGCGCTGCACCACGCGAACGGCGTCCGGTCGCACCTGTGGGCGACCGCGCTGGCAGGCACGCAGAACCCGCGGTTCCGGGTGCTCGGCGACCGGGCGACCTTCACCAAGTACGGCCTCGACGTGCAGGAACCGCAGATCAAGGCGGGTCTGCGCCCCGGCGACGCGGGCTGGGGCACCGAGCCCGCGTCGGACGCCGGGAGGCTCGGCGTCGGCCCGGACGTCGAGACCGTGCCCACCGAGGTCGGCCGCTACGAGCAGTTCTACGCCCAGGTGCGCGACGCCTTGCGCGGCGAAGGCGAGTTCCCGGTCGACCCGGCGTCGTCGGTCGAGGCCCTGCGCGTGATCGAGGCGGCCCACCGCGCGGGCGTCGAAGGCACCGTGGTCGAGCTCTGA